A genomic stretch from Georgenia muralis includes:
- the pheA gene encoding prephenate dehydratase → MQQDAPRARYAYLGPEGTFTEEALRQVTTQAESDLLPCTDVVTALDMVRRDEADYAVVPIENSVEGGVNATLDTLAAGEPLVIVGEMLVPVTFTLAARPGMTLDTVRRVGTHPHAWAQCRGWAARHLPGAIHVPATSTAAAAALLAGGETAFDASLSSALSVEKYGLQVLAAGVADNPHAVTRFVLAARPGLLPEPTGADKTTLMVHLPDNEAGALLNMLEQFATRGVNLSRIESRPIGDSLGRYSFSIDAEGHVAEERVQATLIGLHRVCPTVRFLGSYPRADGQGAHLRPGTHDADFRAAREWVAGLLEHGGIGADGRPVAAPGD, encoded by the coding sequence ATGCAGCAGGACGCGCCCCGCGCCCGCTACGCCTACCTCGGCCCCGAGGGCACCTTCACCGAGGAGGCCCTGCGGCAGGTGACGACCCAGGCGGAGTCGGACCTGCTGCCCTGCACCGACGTCGTCACCGCGCTCGACATGGTCCGCCGCGACGAGGCCGACTACGCCGTCGTCCCCATCGAGAACTCCGTCGAGGGTGGGGTCAACGCCACGCTGGACACCCTGGCCGCGGGCGAGCCGCTCGTCATCGTCGGCGAGATGCTCGTGCCGGTGACCTTCACCCTTGCCGCCCGGCCCGGGATGACGCTCGACACGGTCCGCCGCGTCGGCACCCACCCCCACGCGTGGGCGCAGTGCCGCGGGTGGGCCGCCCGGCACCTGCCCGGCGCGATCCACGTCCCGGCGACCTCGACGGCGGCCGCGGCGGCGCTCCTCGCGGGTGGGGAGACGGCGTTCGACGCGTCCCTCTCGTCGGCGCTGTCGGTGGAGAAGTACGGTCTGCAGGTCCTCGCCGCGGGCGTCGCGGACAACCCGCACGCCGTGACCCGGTTTGTCCTCGCGGCCCGGCCCGGGCTGCTGCCCGAGCCCACCGGGGCGGACAAGACGACCCTCATGGTCCACCTGCCCGACAACGAGGCCGGGGCGCTGCTCAACATGCTCGAGCAGTTCGCGACGCGTGGGGTCAACCTGTCGCGCATCGAGTCGCGACCGATCGGCGACTCCCTCGGCCGGTACTCCTTCTCCATCGACGCCGAGGGGCACGTCGCGGAGGAGCGCGTCCAGGCGACCCTCATCGGCCTGCACCGGGTGTGCCCCACCGTGCGGTTCCTCGGGTCCTACCCGCGCGCGGACGGGCAGGGCGCCCACCTGCGTCCCGGGACCCACGACGCCGACTTCCGTGCCGCGAGGGAGTGGGTGGCCGGCCTCCTCGAGCACGGCGGGATCGGGGCCGACGGGCGGCCGGTGGCGGCGCCGGGGGACTGA
- a CDS encoding diacylglycerol/lipid kinase family protein, which yields MGWEQWVALVALVLAVVGVVLAALAWRAVRRRTPSFSAEGEERPDRDDDESASPVGPPAVVFNPSKSADGEALRRLVTQTATDAGLPEPLWFETTVEDPGLGQAREAVEQGASVVISAGGDGTVRAVAEALAGTGVPMGLIPLGTGNLLARNLDLPLGSERELVSTALTGRDRPMDLGWLRTEPLSPEDERKVRGRDDASTARSAERTDSGEAAEGRYLDSALPEDTTELEEKAAEVGQIPTEDPDKEHVFLVIGGLGFDAAMVAGADDELKAKLGWIAYFFAGVKHLTGRKIHATAELGESGQGDPFTARTILFANVGRLPGGVVLFPDAQLDDGWLDIAAIDTKGGIIGWADLLRKVTLQGLGVRKDVMPYSTGFIEFRRARAVVVRTEEPEHVQVDGDLIGYATVVHARVEQGGLVVRTAAPRS from the coding sequence ATGGGATGGGAACAGTGGGTCGCGCTCGTCGCGCTGGTGCTTGCCGTCGTCGGCGTCGTCCTCGCGGCTCTGGCGTGGCGGGCAGTGCGCCGGCGCACGCCGTCGTTCTCCGCCGAGGGTGAGGAGCGTCCCGACCGGGACGACGACGAGAGCGCGTCCCCGGTGGGTCCGCCCGCCGTCGTCTTCAACCCCTCGAAGTCCGCCGACGGCGAGGCGCTGCGGCGCCTGGTGACCCAGACGGCGACCGACGCCGGCCTGCCCGAGCCGCTGTGGTTCGAGACCACCGTCGAGGACCCGGGCCTGGGTCAGGCCCGCGAGGCCGTCGAGCAGGGCGCCTCCGTCGTGATCTCCGCCGGCGGGGACGGCACCGTGCGCGCCGTCGCCGAGGCCCTGGCCGGCACAGGGGTGCCGATGGGTCTGATCCCGTTGGGCACCGGCAACCTCCTGGCTCGCAACCTCGACCTGCCGCTGGGCAGCGAGCGCGAGCTGGTCTCCACCGCCCTGACCGGGCGGGACCGCCCCATGGACCTGGGCTGGCTGCGCACCGAGCCGCTCTCCCCCGAGGACGAGCGCAAGGTCCGCGGCCGGGACGACGCCTCCACCGCCCGCTCGGCGGAGCGGACCGACAGCGGTGAGGCCGCCGAGGGCCGCTACCTCGACAGCGCCCTGCCGGAGGACACCACCGAGCTCGAGGAGAAGGCGGCCGAGGTCGGTCAGATCCCGACCGAGGACCCGGACAAGGAGCACGTCTTCCTCGTCATCGGCGGGCTCGGGTTCGACGCGGCGATGGTGGCCGGCGCCGACGACGAGCTCAAGGCCAAGCTCGGCTGGATCGCGTACTTCTTCGCCGGGGTCAAGCACCTCACCGGCCGCAAGATCCACGCGACGGCGGAGCTGGGCGAGTCCGGCCAGGGCGACCCGTTCACCGCCCGCACCATCCTCTTCGCCAACGTCGGAAGGCTGCCCGGCGGGGTGGTCCTCTTCCCCGACGCCCAGCTCGACGACGGCTGGCTCGACATCGCCGCGATCGACACCAAGGGCGGGATCATCGGGTGGGCGGACCTCCTGCGCAAGGTCACCCTCCAGGGGCTGGGCGTGCGCAAGGACGTCATGCCCTACTCCACCGGGTTCATCGAGTTCCGCCGAGCACGGGCGGTGGTGGTGCGGACCGAGGAGCCCGAGCACGTGCAGGTCGACGGTGACCTCATCGGCTACGCCACGGTCGTCCACGCCCGGGTCGAGCAGGGCGGCCTCGTGGTCCGCACGGCCGCCCCCCGGAGCTGA
- the serS gene encoding serine--tRNA ligase, with protein sequence MIDLRALREDPERVRASQRARGEDPGLVDTLLAADGRRRETLARFESLRAEQKQVSRGVGKASPEERPAVLARAKELAEQVKAAEAAAGEAGAEVDALLYRIPNVVLDGVPVGGEDDFVVLRHVGTPRDFAAEGFEPRDHLDLGEGLRAIDTKRGTKVAGARFYYLTGIGARLELALLNAAVDQAVANGFTPMITPTLVTPQTMSGTGFLGSHADEVYHLPGDDLYLTGTSEVALAGYHGDEILDLSDGPLRYAGWSTCYRREAGSYGKDTRGIIRVHQFNKVEMFSYVPVEEAEAEHARLLAWEEEMLAKVELPYRVIDTAAGDLGTSAARKLDCEAWLPTQSRYMEVTSTSNCTTFQARRLGTRERAESGTRPVATLNGTLATTRWLVAILENHQQADGSMRVPAGLRPYLGGLEVIEPV encoded by the coding sequence ATGATCGACCTTCGAGCACTGCGCGAGGACCCCGAGCGGGTCCGGGCCAGCCAGCGCGCCCGCGGCGAGGACCCCGGCCTCGTCGACACCCTCCTCGCCGCGGACGGTCGTCGGCGCGAGACCCTCGCCCGGTTCGAGTCCCTGCGCGCGGAGCAGAAGCAGGTCTCCAGGGGAGTCGGGAAGGCCTCCCCGGAGGAGCGGCCCGCCGTCCTCGCCCGGGCGAAGGAGCTCGCCGAGCAGGTCAAGGCCGCCGAGGCGGCCGCGGGGGAGGCCGGCGCCGAGGTCGACGCGCTGCTCTACCGCATCCCCAACGTCGTCCTCGACGGCGTACCGGTCGGCGGGGAGGACGACTTCGTCGTCCTGCGGCACGTGGGGACGCCCCGCGACTTCGCGGCCGAGGGCTTCGAGCCCCGGGACCACCTCGACCTCGGCGAGGGCCTGCGCGCCATCGACACCAAGCGCGGCACGAAGGTCGCCGGCGCCCGGTTCTACTACCTCACGGGCATCGGCGCCCGGCTCGAGCTGGCCCTGCTCAACGCCGCCGTCGACCAGGCCGTGGCCAACGGCTTCACCCCGATGATCACCCCGACGCTCGTCACGCCGCAGACGATGTCCGGCACCGGGTTCCTCGGGTCGCACGCGGACGAGGTCTACCACCTGCCCGGCGACGACCTCTACCTCACCGGGACGTCCGAGGTGGCCCTGGCGGGCTACCACGGCGACGAGATCCTCGACCTCTCCGACGGGCCGCTGCGCTACGCCGGCTGGTCCACCTGCTACCGGCGCGAGGCCGGCTCGTACGGCAAGGACACCCGCGGGATCATCCGGGTCCACCAGTTCAACAAGGTGGAGATGTTCTCCTACGTCCCGGTCGAGGAGGCCGAGGCCGAGCACGCCCGCCTCCTGGCGTGGGAGGAGGAGATGCTCGCCAAGGTCGAGCTGCCGTACCGGGTCATCGACACCGCGGCGGGGGACCTCGGCACCTCCGCCGCGCGCAAGCTCGACTGCGAGGCCTGGCTGCCCACCCAGTCGCGGTACATGGAGGTCACCTCGACCTCGAACTGCACCACGTTCCAGGCGCGCCGCCTCGGCACGCGCGAGCGGGCGGAGTCCGGCACCCGGCCGGTCGCCACCCTCAACGGCACGCTCGCCACCACCCGCTGGCTCGTCGCGATCCTGGAGAACCACCAGCAGGCCGACGGCTCGATGCGGGTACCGGCGGGGCTGCGGCCCTACCTCGGTGGGCTGGAGGTCATCGAGCCCGTATGA
- a CDS encoding HAD family hydrolase yields MSGQLSGTDDVPGTAAPLAERVARWRRRLPAGLPAAGPGLLVALDIDGTLLTHDGELAEEVASAVAELDLSGARVVLSTGRSLQAVTPVAAQLGLTSGWAVCSNGAVVIRLDPDLEDGHEITDVVTFDPGPTLRLLREELPDGLFAVEDLGRGFKVTAPFPMGELTGDVEVVEFEDLLHAPATRVTLRAPHLDSADFHALVQRVGLHGVSYAVGWTAWLDISPDGVSKASALETLRGRLDVADGATVAVGDGSNDLEMLGWAAHGVAMGNAGPDVVAAADAVTDPVGDHGAAVVLRALLAAR; encoded by the coding sequence ATGAGCGGTCAGCTGAGCGGCACCGACGACGTCCCCGGTACGGCCGCCCCGCTGGCCGAGCGGGTCGCCCGCTGGCGCCGGCGGCTCCCCGCCGGGCTGCCCGCGGCCGGGCCGGGGCTCCTCGTCGCGCTCGACATCGACGGCACGCTGCTCACCCACGACGGCGAGCTCGCCGAGGAGGTGGCCTCCGCCGTCGCCGAGCTCGACCTCAGCGGCGCCCGCGTGGTGCTCTCCACCGGCCGGTCGCTCCAGGCCGTCACCCCGGTCGCGGCGCAGCTCGGACTGACGTCGGGCTGGGCCGTGTGCTCCAACGGGGCGGTCGTGATCCGGCTCGACCCCGACCTCGAGGACGGCCACGAGATCACCGACGTCGTCACGTTCGACCCCGGGCCCACGCTGCGCCTCCTGCGCGAGGAGCTTCCCGACGGGCTCTTCGCCGTCGAGGACCTCGGCCGCGGGTTCAAGGTCACCGCCCCGTTCCCCATGGGGGAGCTCACCGGTGACGTCGAGGTCGTCGAATTCGAGGACCTGCTCCACGCCCCCGCCACCCGCGTGACCCTGCGGGCCCCGCACCTCGACTCCGCCGACTTCCACGCCCTGGTCCAGCGGGTGGGCCTGCACGGGGTGAGCTACGCCGTCGGCTGGACGGCGTGGCTGGACATCTCCCCGGACGGGGTGTCCAAGGCCAGCGCGCTGGAGACCCTGCGGGGGCGGCTCGACGTCGCCGACGGCGCCACGGTCGCGGTGGGCGACGGCTCGAACGACCTGGAGATGCTCGGCTGGGCCGCGCACGGCGTCGCGATGGGCAACGCCGGGCCCGACGTCGTCGCCGCGGCGGACGCCGTGACCGACCCGGTGGGTGACCACGGCGCCGCCGTCGTGCTGCGGGCCCTGCTCGCCGCGCGCTGA
- a CDS encoding MerR family transcriptional regulator, which yields MTTTGSDGDGRPGGRAPRRPVRTLHRDDEIGLLSPGGRTAAGYRLYTAADLIRLQHVVVYRRLGFRLEEIHHLLDGGGDVGEHDGSGPPWPTGWRSCAASSSPPTERSSKEKTGTDLIRDEQRELFGDAFDESHAVEAQRRWGDTDAWHQSHERAARYTKEGIRPGLAADVRDAIHANADRADRADRADRAER from the coding sequence ATGACGACGACGGGTTCGGACGGGGACGGTCGGCCAGGTGGCCGAGCTCCACGGCGTCCGGTACGCACGCTGCACCGTGACGACGAGATCGGGCTCCTGAGTCCCGGCGGGCGCACCGCCGCCGGGTACCGCCTCTACACCGCGGCGGACCTCATCCGGCTGCAGCACGTGGTGGTCTACCGGCGCCTGGGCTTCCGGCTGGAGGAGATCCATCACCTGCTCGACGGTGGCGGCGACGTCGGCGAGCACGACGGCAGCGGGCCGCCGTGGCCGACCGGCTGGAGGAGCTGCGCGGCCTCGTCGTCGCCACCGACCGAGCGATCGAGCAAGGAGAAGACCGGGACGGACCTCATCAGGGACGAGCAGCGCGAGCTCTTCGGGGACGCGTTCGACGAGAGCCACGCCGTCGAGGCGCAGCGGCGCTGGGGCGACACCGACGCCTGGCACCAGTCGCACGAGCGCGCCGCCCGGTACACGAAGGAGGGCATCCGTCCCGGCCTGGCGGCCGACGTCCGCGACGCGATCCACGCCAACGCCGACCGCGCGGATCGAGCCGACCGCGCGGACCGAGCGGAGCGGTAG
- a CDS encoding ABC transporter substrate-binding protein, with protein sequence MKITAKKRGLSMLAGGAALTLVLSACGGADDLGGGGGGGGDDEATGGDADCAAFEEYGSFDGETVSLFSSIRETEADQLQDTFTQFTECTGITVEHNGSGEFEQQIVVQAEGGNAPDLAIFPQPGLLSRMVGDGYLVPASEAVEANADEGWSEDWKAYGTVDGEFYAAPLMASVKSFVWYSPSAFEEGGYEVPTTWDDLMALTEEIAATGTKPWCAGIESGGATGWPATDWIEDMVLRSGGGDVYDQWVTHEIPFNDPAIVEATDMAGAILKNDDYVNGGIGDSRSIATTSFNDGGLPILDGECYMHRQASFYEAQWPEGTDVSPEGDVFAFYLPGVSEDESPLLVAGEFVGAFNDNEATQAVQAYMSSGEWANTRVEIGGVTSANRAVDPELASSDVLRLAIELLQQEDAVARFDGSDLMPSAVGAGSFWTGMTQWIDGEETQTVLDQIEASWPAS encoded by the coding sequence GTGAAGATCACTGCGAAGAAGCGCGGCCTTTCCATGCTGGCGGGAGGTGCTGCGCTGACCCTCGTCCTGAGCGCCTGCGGCGGCGCCGACGACCTCGGCGGCGGTGGCGGTGGTGGCGGCGACGACGAGGCCACCGGCGGCGACGCCGACTGCGCCGCGTTCGAGGAGTACGGCTCGTTCGACGGTGAGACCGTCTCGCTGTTCTCCTCCATCCGCGAGACCGAGGCGGACCAGCTCCAGGACACCTTCACCCAGTTCACCGAGTGCACCGGTATCACGGTCGAGCACAACGGCTCGGGTGAGTTCGAGCAGCAGATCGTCGTCCAGGCCGAGGGTGGCAACGCCCCCGATCTCGCGATCTTCCCGCAGCCCGGCCTGCTCTCGCGCATGGTGGGCGACGGCTACCTGGTCCCGGCCTCCGAGGCCGTCGAGGCCAACGCCGACGAGGGCTGGTCCGAGGACTGGAAGGCCTACGGCACGGTCGACGGCGAGTTCTACGCCGCGCCCCTCATGGCGAGCGTGAAGTCGTTCGTCTGGTACTCCCCGAGCGCCTTCGAGGAGGGCGGCTACGAGGTCCCCACCACGTGGGACGACCTCATGGCCCTGACCGAGGAGATCGCCGCGACCGGCACCAAGCCCTGGTGCGCCGGCATCGAGTCCGGTGGCGCCACCGGCTGGCCCGCCACCGACTGGATCGAGGACATGGTCCTGCGCTCCGGCGGCGGCGACGTCTACGACCAGTGGGTCACCCACGAGATCCCGTTCAACGACCCGGCGATCGTCGAGGCGACCGACATGGCCGGCGCCATCCTCAAGAACGACGACTACGTCAACGGCGGCATCGGCGACTCCCGGTCCATCGCGACGACGTCGTTCAACGACGGCGGCCTGCCGATCCTCGACGGCGAGTGCTACATGCACCGCCAGGCCTCCTTCTACGAGGCGCAGTGGCCCGAGGGCACCGACGTCAGCCCCGAGGGTGACGTCTTCGCCTTCTACCTCCCCGGCGTGAGCGAGGACGAGTCCCCGCTCCTCGTCGCCGGTGAGTTCGTCGGCGCGTTCAACGACAACGAGGCCACGCAGGCCGTCCAGGCCTACATGTCCTCCGGCGAGTGGGCCAACACCCGCGTCGAGATCGGTGGCGTGACCTCCGCCAACAGGGCGGTCGACCCCGAGCTCGCCTCGTCCGACGTGCTGCGCCTGGCGATCGAGCTGCTCCAGCAGGAGGACGCGGTCGCTCGCTTCGACGGCTCCGACCTCATGCCCTCCGCCGTCGGCGCCGGCTCCTTCTGGACCGGCATGACGCAGTGGATCGACGGTGAGGAGACCCAGACGGTGCTCGACCAGATCGAGGCCTCCTGGCCCGCCAGCTGA
- a CDS encoding carbohydrate ABC transporter permease: MDFFLFSKIGQMILAVLVFAAVVALLMVVARLADKYAGRSRTAWALLVFAGPAALLLGVGLIYPAIRTTTMSFMDNRSENWVGLANYDYVFNNPDSIQSFVNTFWWVFLVPIVSTSVGLLYAILVDGKRFEKQAKSLLFMPMAISFVGAGIIWKFVYEYRGAEQTQIGLLNAILVGLGIEPVRFLQDGPWNTFFLILIMIWIQAGFAMVLLSASIKAIPNDIVEAARLDGVNPWQMFRSITVPSIRPTLVVVLTTISIATLKIFDITRTVTGARFGTQVLANQMYDQSFTFGNNGVGSATAVIIFVLVIPIIVYNVRQMLKNKEVRG; this comes from the coding sequence ATGGACTTCTTCCTGTTTTCCAAGATCGGCCAGATGATCCTGGCCGTCCTCGTCTTCGCGGCCGTCGTCGCCCTCCTCATGGTGGTCGCGCGGCTCGCGGACAAGTACGCCGGGCGCTCCCGGACCGCCTGGGCGCTGCTCGTCTTCGCCGGTCCCGCGGCGCTGCTGCTGGGCGTCGGCCTCATCTACCCCGCGATCCGCACGACGACGATGTCGTTCATGGACAACCGGTCGGAGAACTGGGTCGGCCTGGCCAACTACGACTACGTCTTCAACAACCCCGACTCCATCCAGTCGTTCGTCAACACGTTCTGGTGGGTCTTCCTCGTCCCGATCGTCTCGACGTCGGTCGGGCTGCTCTACGCGATCCTCGTGGACGGCAAGCGGTTCGAGAAGCAGGCCAAGTCGCTGCTGTTCATGCCGATGGCGATCTCGTTCGTGGGCGCCGGCATCATCTGGAAGTTCGTGTACGAGTACCGCGGGGCGGAGCAGACCCAGATCGGCCTGCTCAACGCGATCCTCGTGGGCCTGGGTATCGAGCCGGTCCGGTTCCTCCAGGACGGCCCGTGGAACACGTTCTTCCTCATCCTCATCATGATCTGGATCCAGGCCGGTTTCGCCATGGTGCTGCTCTCGGCGTCGATCAAGGCGATCCCGAACGACATCGTCGAGGCCGCCCGTCTGGACGGGGTCAACCCGTGGCAGATGTTCCGCTCGATCACGGTGCCGTCCATCCGGCCCACCCTCGTGGTGGTCCTCACGACGATCTCGATCGCCACGCTGAAGATCTTCGACATCACCCGCACCGTCACCGGCGCACGGTTCGGCACCCAGGTGCTCGCGAACCAGATGTACGACCAGTCGTTCACCTTCGGCAACAACGGCGTCGGCTCGGCGACGGCGGTGATCATCTTCGTCCTGGTGATCCCGATCATCGTCTACAACGTCC